One Gordonia mangrovi genomic region harbors:
- a CDS encoding GntR family transcriptional regulator, with the protein MTSRDLAEPAYRALAATLRARIAEGRYRGGVRLPTESELSDEFGLSRQTVRRAFQDLVSEGAVYRVPGRGTFATEGAGRYLRQLGSIEDLMNLSADTTMEVVSAPRRQVDLDAAGRLRLDTDLVHRLTFRRFHDSLPFVSTTVWWPDWVGRLVADRDDLAEGAVGTHTMIGLLEPLLPRPITEAAQSITVGSADATVAEHLHCAEGHAMLRVDRLYSDADGHAVELAISHFLPEHYTYRVTLRRGAGH; encoded by the coding sequence ATGACCTCACGTGATCTCGCCGAACCGGCCTACCGGGCGCTCGCCGCGACATTGCGTGCGCGGATCGCCGAGGGGCGCTATCGCGGCGGGGTGCGCCTGCCCACCGAATCCGAACTCTCCGACGAGTTCGGACTGAGCAGGCAGACCGTTCGACGCGCGTTCCAGGATCTGGTGTCCGAGGGGGCGGTCTATCGGGTGCCCGGCCGTGGCACCTTCGCCACGGAGGGGGCCGGGCGCTATCTGCGGCAGCTCGGTTCCATCGAGGATCTGATGAACCTGTCGGCCGACACCACGATGGAGGTCGTGTCGGCGCCGCGGCGACAGGTCGACCTGGACGCGGCCGGCCGGCTCCGTCTCGACACCGACCTGGTCCATCGCTTGACCTTTCGGCGATTTCACGACAGTCTTCCGTTCGTGTCGACCACGGTGTGGTGGCCGGACTGGGTGGGACGACTCGTGGCCGATCGTGACGATCTCGCCGAAGGGGCCGTCGGCACCCACACGATGATCGGACTGTTGGAGCCGCTGCTGCCACGCCCGATCACCGAGGCCGCGCAGTCGATCACGGTCGGATCGGCCGACGCCACGGTGGCCGAACACCTGCACTGTGCGGAGGGACATGCGATGCTGCGCGTCGATCGGCTCTACAGCGACGCCGACGGACACGCGGTGGAGTTGGCGATCAGCCACTTCCTGCCCGAGCACTACACCTACCGCGTCACCCTGCGTCGCGGCGCGGGTCACTAG
- a CDS encoding YtxH domain-containing protein, whose protein sequence is MGTAASDRADDAVTRVASAVVVPVVAVAAHGMGAGGLPTTGGMLLTVGIGALAALGLRSPRRRSVRGATLSAAGVLSAAQVVAHLAMSVGAAPASMHVHHGGLLPMALTHAVAIPVSAVLIVAAAGLLAALTSTIRTLAGPPIVAASVASRVEWVAPTLRTVALAGGGGMRGPPVRV, encoded by the coding sequence ATGGGTACAGCGGCGTCCGATCGGGCAGATGATGCGGTGACGCGCGTCGCCTCCGCGGTCGTGGTGCCGGTCGTCGCGGTGGCCGCGCACGGGATGGGTGCCGGCGGGCTCCCGACGACGGGCGGGATGCTGCTCACCGTCGGCATCGGTGCGCTCGCGGCGCTGGGATTGCGCAGTCCACGCCGACGATCGGTGCGCGGCGCGACGCTGTCCGCAGCCGGCGTCCTCAGTGCCGCGCAAGTGGTCGCACACCTCGCGATGTCGGTGGGGGCCGCACCTGCGTCGATGCACGTCCACCACGGCGGCCTGCTGCCGATGGCCCTCACCCACGCCGTCGCGATACCGGTCAGCGCCGTGCTCATCGTCGCGGCGGCCGGGCTGCTGGCAGCCCTGACCTCGACGATCCGCACCCTCGCAGGTCCGCCCATCGTGGCCGCGTCCGTCGCTTCACGCGTCGAATGGGTGGCTCCCACCCTGCGCACCGTGGCCCTCGCCGGCGGTGGCGGGATGCGCGGTCCTCCGGTTCGGGTCTGA